The stretch of DNA AATGGTTGAACGGCTCGCCACCGAACACGGAGCCGCCGCCTATGCCAAACGCAAAACCACCGTCGAGACGGTCTTCGGGAACATCAAAGCCAACCTCGGGTTTCGGCGATTCTCGAACAGAGGACTCGATGCAACGTCAAGTGAGTGGCGACTCGTGTGCACCGTCCACAACCTGCTCAAAATCCACCGCCAGAGACTCGCAGCCATCTAAACCCGGAACAAGGATCGACGCGGCCTAACCCAGACACGCCAAAAACCCCCGCTCGGCGGCCATCTATGCGACAGCCCCCGACGCAAGGGGTTCTCTCGTTGAAGTCTGCGACTGTTGCAGAGTCGCCTCGAAGAATCCTGGTGAAGTCTTGGTCGGGTGGAAACGTCGCAGAAGAACTCGACGAGGTTGGCCCTTCCAAACGGCCTGGGACTACGTCGAGAGCGGCTAGGAGG from Acidobacteriota bacterium encodes:
- a CDS encoding transposase — encoded protein: MVERLATEHGAAAYAKRKTTVETVFGNIKANLGFRRFSNRGLDATSSEWRLVCTVHNLLKIHRQRLAAI